In the genome of Ignavibacteria bacterium, one region contains:
- a CDS encoding NAD(+)/NADH kinase → MIFGITGNINKEQVCIILNQVANLFAKKDIEFYIDDSFKNRLDKSLSRHCTKFSNILKKVNFIISLGGDGTFLYTARKIGASGIPILGINAGNLGFMAEFSVKDLSELLKDILNENYRLSERVVLKTRLPGGKFFYSLNDIVIDRANSIRMIELEVDYSSNKVVKFVADGIILSTPTGSTGYSMSAGGPIITLDSKVFISTPICPHTLTVRPIIFPDNGEINIRVNKNVDVRVTSDGQEFKNFKAPAEFKITKADYSIKIIKRKRSNYFNTLNRKLFWGKDVRN, encoded by the coding sequence ATGATTTTCGGAATAACGGGAAATATAAATAAAGAGCAGGTCTGCATAATCTTAAATCAGGTTGCAAATCTTTTTGCTAAAAAAGATATTGAGTTTTATATAGATGATTCTTTTAAAAACAGACTTGATAAATCTTTATCGAGGCATTGCACAAAGTTTTCAAACATTCTTAAAAAAGTAAATTTTATTATTTCTTTAGGTGGAGATGGAACTTTCCTTTATACCGCCCGGAAAATAGGTGCCAGCGGGATACCCATACTTGGCATCAATGCAGGTAACCTCGGTTTTATGGCTGAGTTTTCGGTGAAGGACCTTTCGGAATTATTGAAAGATATTCTGAACGAAAATTATAGATTAAGCGAAAGGGTTGTTCTAAAAACGAGATTGCCGGGAGGTAAATTTTTTTACTCGTTGAATGACATTGTTATTGACCGCGCGAATTCGATAAGAATGATAGAACTTGAGGTTGATTATAGTTCAAATAAAGTTGTCAAGTTTGTTGCCGATGGGATTATTCTTTCAACTCCGACCGGCTCAACCGGGTATTCAATGTCAGCCGGAGGACCGATTATCACGCTTGACAGCAAAGTTTTTATATCTACTCCGATTTGTCCGCATACCTTGACCGTAAGACCGATTATTTTCCCTGATAATGGAGAGATAAACATTCGTGTAAATAAAAATGTTGACGTGCGCGTTACATCTGACGGACAGGAATTCAAAAATTTTAAAGCTCCGGCAGAATTTAAAATTACTAAAGCCGATTACTCGATTAAGATAATAAAACGTAAGCGTTCGAATTATTTTAATACCTTGAATAGAAAATTGTTCTGGGGTAAAGATGTAAGAAACTAA
- a CDS encoding DUF1844 domain-containing protein has translation MSEEKNLDLFRALIHSFHLQTMMQLGKIHNPMTNKIERDLGQAEISIDMVEMLKNKTAGNLDESETRFIDAVLAELKLNYVNEKNKESAGASELPSQDSASSEENK, from the coding sequence ATGAGCGAAGAAAAGAATTTAGATTTATTTAGAGCACTCATTCACAGTTTTCACCTGCAGACCATGATGCAGCTTGGCAAGATTCATAATCCGATGACAAATAAAATCGAGCGTGATTTAGGGCAGGCTGAAATTTCAATTGACATGGTCGAAATGCTGAAAAACAAAACTGCAGGTAATCTGGATGAATCCGAAACCAGATTTATTGATGCTGTTTTGGCTGAATTGAAACTTAATTATGTCAATGAGAAAAATAAAGAAAGCGCAGGAGCATCTGAATTACCGTCACAGGATTCCGCATCAAGCGAAGAAAACAAATGA
- a CDS encoding lipase family protein produces MRKIIFSIFLIFISFNFVTAQNKLQPYFDPVEYSAMLSITDHQVDTSIWNTLPFAVPQGYEMVYRSDSVGLDNRWDLWLRDDSVGVISIRGTTLQTNSWAEDFYAAMTPATGTIIISPENIFAYKLAEHPRAFVHSGWLIGMASLAPDIVKKINEYYSKGVKDYLIMGHSQGGAISYLLTSYLYYFREGQIPGDVKFKTYSSAPPKPGNLFYAYDYDNITKGGWSLRVYNSEDWVPETPLTVQTLDDFSKVNPYSDLDSITSKMGLIDKIIFDLMVGEIANSLTNARDILNDYMGNLIYMTSISKYLPKLGEPSYAKTMDYYPAGVPIVLMVTPDYYDYVKTLNLPYLFENHLIQPYMYLLQKNYLDK; encoded by the coding sequence ATGAGAAAAATCATTTTTTCTATTTTTTTAATTTTTATCAGTTTTAATTTTGTTACCGCACAGAATAAATTGCAGCCGTATTTTGACCCTGTAGAATATTCTGCAATGCTCAGCATAACAGATCATCAGGTCGATACTTCAATATGGAATACACTGCCATTTGCTGTGCCTCAGGGATATGAAATGGTTTACCGGTCTGATTCAGTCGGGCTCGATAACCGCTGGGATTTGTGGCTGAGAGATGATTCTGTCGGAGTTATAAGCATCAGAGGAACAACGCTTCAGACGAATTCATGGGCTGAGGATTTTTATGCCGCAATGACCCCTGCAACGGGAACAATAATAATATCTCCTGAAAATATTTTTGCATATAAGCTCGCAGAGCATCCGCGGGCATTTGTGCATTCAGGATGGCTCATCGGCATGGCAAGTCTCGCACCTGACATTGTAAAAAAAATAAATGAATATTATAGTAAAGGCGTGAAAGACTATCTTATAATGGGTCACAGCCAGGGAGGCGCAATCTCATATTTGCTTACTTCTTATTTGTATTATTTCAGGGAAGGACAGATTCCTGGTGATGTAAAGTTCAAAACATACTCAAGCGCTCCGCCGAAACCCGGAAATCTTTTTTATGCTTATGATTATGATAACATTACCAAAGGCGGATGGTCTCTGAGAGTTTATAATTCAGAAGACTGGGTGCCTGAAACTCCTTTGACTGTTCAAACGTTAGATGATTTCAGTAAGGTAAATCCTTACAGTGATTTGGATTCCATTACTTCTAAAATGGGCTTGATAGATAAAATAATATTTGATTTGATGGTAGGTGAAATTGCAAATTCGCTTACCAACGCGCGGGATATTCTGAATGATTATATGGGAAATTTAATATACATGACTTCAATCAGTAAATATCTTCCAAAGCTTGGCGAGCCGAGCTACGCGAAGACAATGGATTATTATCCTGCAGGTGTTCCTATTGTTTTGATGGTTACACCGGATTATTATGATTATGTTAAAACGTTAAACTTGCCTTATTTATTTGAGAATCATCTGATTCAACCTTATATGTATTTGCTACAAAAAAATTATTTAGATAAATAA